The following are encoded in a window of Paenibacillaceae bacterium GAS479 genomic DNA:
- a CDS encoding sigma-B regulation protein RsbU (phosphoserine phosphatase): MRIVVVDDNAMNITVVQEMLKRAGYWDVRAASSGMELFSMMGLEEDGTEPEGSGRTPDVDLILLDMMMPRIDGIAACQAIQASERLRDIPVIMVTAIGDSKKLAEALDAGAIDYVTKPINRIELLARIRVALRLKQEKDWHKERDRRIREELQLAKEVQSAALPSKLDEKGIVIDAIYQPSEELSGDLYAWNRIDDNRYGIAVIDAMGHGISSSLVCMFIASVLRDAMVTKVEPVRVMEELNRRALQLQFADQLIQYYFTALYLVVDLGRGTVEYVNAGHPPGLLVRAGADGPVEQLSGGGMAVGLFEDVPFTKQVLKVREGDQLLLFTDGLLELVTGPEENRLDLLMERMAGAVRQSGSLQELIQGEPGQPRPDDCCLVQISIR, encoded by the coding sequence ATGCGCATTGTGGTAGTCGATGATAACGCGATGAACATTACAGTCGTTCAGGAAATGCTCAAACGTGCAGGATATTGGGATGTTCGCGCCGCTTCTTCCGGCATGGAGCTTTTCTCCATGATGGGACTCGAAGAGGATGGCACAGAGCCAGAGGGAAGCGGACGTACGCCAGATGTTGATCTTATTCTGTTGGACATGATGATGCCTCGGATAGACGGAATTGCTGCGTGCCAAGCGATACAGGCTTCGGAGCGCTTGCGCGACATTCCTGTCATTATGGTAACGGCGATCGGTGATTCCAAAAAGCTCGCCGAGGCGCTAGATGCCGGCGCAATCGATTATGTAACCAAGCCGATCAATCGGATCGAGCTGCTTGCGCGCATTCGCGTGGCGCTGCGGCTCAAGCAGGAGAAGGATTGGCATAAAGAGAGGGATCGCCGCATCCGGGAGGAGCTGCAGCTGGCCAAGGAGGTTCAGTCTGCTGCCCTCCCATCTAAACTGGATGAGAAGGGCATCGTTATCGATGCCATCTACCAGCCTTCGGAGGAGCTGTCCGGAGATCTGTACGCCTGGAATCGTATTGACGACAATCGGTACGGTATAGCCGTCATTGATGCGATGGGGCACGGTATTTCTTCCTCTTTGGTCTGCATGTTCATTGCCTCTGTGCTTCGTGATGCGATGGTGACCAAGGTCGAGCCGGTCCGCGTCATGGAAGAGCTTAACCGCCGCGCGCTGCAGCTGCAGTTCGCGGATCAATTGATCCAGTATTACTTCACGGCTTTATATTTAGTTGTAGACCTGGGCCGCGGCACGGTGGAGTATGTCAATGCGGGCCATCCACCGGGACTGCTTGTCCGAGCTGGAGCGGATGGACCTGTCGAGCAGTTGTCAGGTGGCGGTATGGCCGTTGGACTATTCGAGGACGTTCCGTTCACGAAGCAGGTGCTCAAGGTTCGGGAAGGCGACCAGCTGTTATTGTTCACTGACGGACTGCTTGAGCTTGTTACAGGTCCAGAAGAGAACAGGCTGGATCTGCTGATGGAGCGAATGGCCGGAGCGGTGCGGCAGAGTGGTTCTCTTCAGGAGCTGATCCAGGGCGAGCCTGGTCAGCCTCGTCCAGATGACTGCTGCCTGGTGCAGATCAGCATTCGATAA
- a CDS encoding Mg2+ and Co2+ transporter CorA, with product MIHRKLRYETGWEWHIIQEERSLSVPAAVNVAPPTPLSRSQRKSRPAATDKGPITAAHKAYAETAEPHMLGAGQLALELPFCGPWIREATGRRHNQVSYALDEAGKPLLSGTVMIQPTEQSSSLQPMHFWLCGNRLVTWHEDPRLPLRLQASTWSSSLESCVTAQEAFLVLLGAMLEVFHSGLDDYERKLTKLEESVRRRNRTALLPVIFELRHELLHWTHQFLAIQEVQDSAKEAYMDELMGTAAFQRLSYKLERIDSLLTRYTVEIDTLIAMDDAIASFRGNDIMKTLTIFTALFVPPTIAGSLWGVNFRYLPGVESRWGFVILCTAIVLFAAVLYAWLWYKGWTGDLLTDRSSSRKGRGRSGRGQAATSNTYEAYGGTFDWSEAVPDRSRATGDGSLEPSGTDGRRQRSKTQSKAARKAAKNAAKPGGKNSRSSRPYPGLDDSDGSNDGI from the coding sequence ATGATTCATCGCAAGCTGCGATACGAGACCGGCTGGGAATGGCATATTATCCAGGAAGAACGAAGTCTGTCTGTTCCCGCAGCAGTCAATGTCGCGCCTCCCACTCCCCTTTCGCGCTCGCAGCGTAAGAGCCGCCCTGCCGCAACTGACAAGGGGCCAATAACCGCAGCGCACAAGGCGTACGCAGAAACGGCAGAGCCCCACATGCTTGGGGCCGGCCAGCTGGCTCTTGAGTTGCCCTTCTGCGGTCCCTGGATTCGTGAAGCTACTGGCAGACGCCACAATCAGGTCAGCTACGCTCTCGACGAGGCTGGCAAACCATTACTGTCTGGCACCGTAATGATTCAGCCGACCGAACAGAGCAGCAGCCTGCAGCCGATGCATTTCTGGCTTTGTGGCAATCGCCTGGTCACCTGGCATGAAGATCCACGGCTTCCTTTGCGGCTACAGGCCAGTACCTGGTCCTCCTCACTGGAGAGTTGCGTCACCGCTCAAGAAGCTTTTCTCGTTCTGCTTGGGGCTATGCTGGAAGTATTCCATAGCGGACTCGACGACTACGAGCGAAAGCTCACGAAGCTTGAAGAATCGGTGCGCAGACGCAACCGAACCGCCCTTTTGCCAGTCATTTTTGAGCTGAGACATGAACTGCTTCATTGGACTCATCAATTCCTTGCCATCCAGGAAGTGCAGGATTCCGCCAAGGAAGCTTACATGGACGAGCTCATGGGGACAGCGGCTTTCCAGCGGCTTAGCTATAAGCTGGAGAGAATAGATTCACTGCTCACCCGCTATACCGTCGAGATAGACACACTGATCGCGATGGACGATGCTATCGCCAGCTTCCGGGGCAATGACATTATGAAAACACTGACCATCTTCACCGCCTTGTTCGTCCCTCCGACAATTGCCGGATCTCTCTGGGGCGTCAACTTCCGCTATTTGCCAGGGGTGGAGAGTCGCTGGGGCTTCGTAATTCTATGTACTGCCATCGTGCTGTTCGCAGCTGTCCTTTACGCTTGGCTCTGGTATAAGGGTTGGACCGGCGATCTGCTCACCGACCGAAGCTCCTCTCGCAAAGGTCGAGGGCGCTCCGGCAGAGGACAAGCAGCGACGAGCAACACTTACGAAGCTTATGGAGGAACCTTCGATTGGTCCGAGGCCGTCCCCGACCGTTCGAGAGCAACTGGAGACGGATCATTAGAACCGAGCGGGACGGATGGCCGACGGCAACGGTCCAAAACGCAGAGTAAAGCAGCCCGCAAGGCAGCTAAAAACGCTGCCAAGCCCGGCGGCAAAAATAGCCGCAGCAGCAGGCCATATCCCGGCTTGGATGATTCAGACGGCTCGAATGATGGGATATAA
- a CDS encoding RNA polymerase, sigma 37 subunit, RpsB/SigB, whose amino-acid sequence MTMQPASQSSQAGTALILEYQNNPNNEIATMLINHYEPMVKMASGKIARNRPDLYEDLYQVGQMALLRLFAQFDASLGVQFEPYAMKSIIGHMKNYLRDKSWYIQVPRRIKEKGIAVQQAIDELTVRLERSPRVEEIAERMELSVEETLEILGGRDLYHYISLDTPISEDESTTTLGELIGSQADDFDSVDKKMDLQSALEQLKPEEQQVLQLAFEEGIPQRLIADRLGVSQMSISRIQRRAIDKLKRLLSEDGQPYDES is encoded by the coding sequence ATGACCATGCAACCGGCCAGCCAATCCTCTCAAGCGGGGACAGCTCTTATTCTGGAATACCAGAACAATCCCAACAACGAAATAGCCACGATGCTCATAAACCATTATGAGCCGATGGTTAAGATGGCTTCCGGCAAAATTGCCCGGAACCGTCCAGACTTGTATGAGGATCTGTATCAGGTAGGCCAAATGGCGCTACTTCGTCTCTTTGCACAATTCGATGCTTCGCTCGGGGTGCAGTTCGAGCCCTATGCCATGAAGAGCATTATCGGCCATATGAAAAACTACCTGCGCGACAAATCCTGGTATATTCAGGTACCGCGCCGTATTAAGGAGAAGGGCATCGCCGTTCAGCAAGCTATCGATGAGCTAACGGTACGCCTTGAGCGATCTCCACGTGTAGAAGAAATCGCCGAACGGATGGAGCTTTCAGTGGAAGAAACACTGGAAATTCTCGGCGGACGGGACTTATATCATTACATTTCGCTGGATACACCTATTTCCGAGGATGAAAGTACAACGACGCTCGGCGAGCTGATTGGCTCTCAAGCAGATGACTTCGATTCCGTGGACAAAAAGATGGACCTTCAGTCCGCACTGGAGCAACTCAAGCCAGAGGAACAGCAGGTACTGCAGTTGGCCTTCGAAGAAGGTATTCCGCAGCGGCTGATCGCTGATCGACTTGGCGTCTCCCAGATGAGCATATCGCGTATCCAACGACGCGCGATCGATAAGCTTAAGCGACTTCTGTCTGAGGATGGACAGCCCTACGATGAGAGTTGA
- a CDS encoding serine/threonine-protein kinase RsbW, translating into MTADEKITLKLPAKSDYLDLIRLTLYGVATKIGFTYEEIEDMKVAVSEACNNAVLYAYAGRLDTEPHGEMEVSFVRTVDSLSIVVKDEGHSFDAASVAQKSEPLHGKSIQDIQAGGLGLYLMQALMDEVEVRSEKGTEVVLTKRLEKSGEMA; encoded by the coding sequence ATGACTGCTGATGAAAAAATTACGCTCAAACTGCCGGCAAAATCCGATTATCTGGATCTCATCCGGCTTACTCTGTACGGAGTAGCCACGAAAATAGGGTTTACGTACGAGGAAATCGAGGATATGAAGGTTGCCGTGTCGGAAGCTTGCAACAATGCCGTTCTGTACGCATACGCCGGACGTCTTGACACCGAGCCTCACGGCGAGATGGAAGTAAGCTTCGTTCGCACGGTGGATTCCCTGTCCATTGTCGTCAAAGATGAAGGCCATAGCTTCGATGCTGCGTCTGTCGCTCAAAAATCTGAGCCTTTGCATGGCAAGTCCATTCAAGATATTCAGGCAGGAGGCCTTGGCCTTTACCTGATGCAAGCTCTTATGGATGAAGTCGAAGTTCGAAGCGAAAAAGGGACGGAGGTAGTTCTTACCAAACGCCTGGAAAAAAGTGGGGAGATGGCATGA
- a CDS encoding anti-sigma B factor antagonist has product MNQNEKFQLRTETQEGRCIVYLSGELDLDSASQLRAAMAPLMELTDRELILNLRDLKYIDSTGIGIFVSVLKARHAKNAPFEVEAIPPGIRKLFDMTGITTFLTKS; this is encoded by the coding sequence ATGAACCAGAATGAGAAGTTCCAACTACGCACCGAGACTCAGGAAGGACGCTGTATCGTCTACCTGAGCGGAGAGCTCGATCTTGATTCCGCTTCCCAGCTACGCGCCGCAATGGCTCCACTCATGGAACTGACGGATCGGGAATTGATCCTTAACCTGAGAGATCTCAAATATATCGACAGCACCGGCATCGGCATTTTTGTCTCTGTTCTCAAAGCTCGTCACGCCAAGAACGCTCCGTTCGAAGTCGAAGCGATACCGCCTGGCATTCGCAAACTTTTCGACATGACCGGCATCACCACATTCCTCACCAAATCCTGA
- a CDS encoding Heat induced stress protein YflT → MSKTIAIFDNQQDAVNAVQALRGGGFTPDEIKVVGRDRDSVRFIEADTDVHADELQEIRDARSGDGAYIPGDGFIVGAAPMGGGTVSGTGVAPYLGGAYPAVVGGVLGGGDTTFEDIFKDLGLNKNDAERCRDAISEGSIVVVAEREDGSDADFVADGPTDDALGGAETILRSNGATTIL, encoded by the coding sequence ATGAGCAAAACAATTGCGATATTCGACAACCAGCAGGATGCGGTGAATGCCGTTCAGGCACTGCGTGGCGGCGGATTTACACCCGATGAGATCAAAGTGGTGGGACGCGACCGGGATTCCGTACGTTTCATTGAAGCGGATACCGATGTGCATGCAGATGAGCTGCAGGAAATTCGGGATGCCCGTAGCGGAGACGGAGCCTACATTCCGGGAGACGGTTTTATTGTAGGAGCTGCCCCAATGGGCGGAGGTACGGTGTCCGGTACCGGAGTAGCCCCCTATTTGGGGGGAGCCTATCCGGCTGTTGTAGGCGGAGTTTTGGGCGGCGGCGATACGACGTTCGAGGATATTTTTAAGGATCTTGGTTTGAATAAAAATGATGCTGAGCGCTGCCGCGATGCCATTTCGGAAGGGAGCATCGTTGTAGTTGCAGAGCGTGAAGACGGCTCGGACGCCGATTTTGTAGCAGACGGCCCGACCGACGATGCGCTTGGCGGTGCCGAGACGATTCTTCGCTCCAACGGTGCAACGACTATTTTGTAA
- a CDS encoding Glycine/D-amino acid oxidase, which translates to MMIDHHTGKLFWPLTMTHVEEYPTLQGQENVQVAIIGGGMSGISCGLVLARSGISACVIEREKVAGASTSANTGLLQFSNDVMLLELVEQIGKKDAVHFYQACVHAVEQLALVASTLPGETGFRRQRSLYYASSEQDLPKLRQEYKLLDENGFAVDYWEPDDIAARFPFRKPGAIVTSGDAEVNPYQFVQAMSRAAVADGLLIREHTDIVRHSSGKDGKHRLEAADGSVVEADHVIYAVGYEPEELRGKLVKAAINRSFAGVTGIQHSLAPWHQGMMIWETARPYLYLRTTVDGRIVIGGLDEENPHPVQGEAARQKRIEKLSKQLAELFPMLDSKLDYEWSAVFGESRDNLPFIGRDPSLHNVYYCLGYGGNGTVYSMMAAHMLRDLIQGESHPLEKIVGLTRPSLAEA; encoded by the coding sequence ATGATGATTGACCATCACACAGGCAAGTTGTTTTGGCCGCTTACGATGACCCATGTAGAGGAATATCCCACCCTGCAAGGCCAGGAAAATGTGCAAGTCGCCATCATTGGCGGCGGTATGTCCGGCATTAGCTGCGGACTCGTGCTTGCCCGCAGCGGCATCTCCGCTTGCGTCATCGAGCGGGAGAAAGTGGCAGGAGCAAGCACTTCGGCCAATACGGGACTGCTCCAATTTTCCAATGACGTCATGCTGTTAGAACTGGTCGAGCAGATCGGCAAAAAAGACGCTGTCCACTTTTACCAGGCCTGTGTTCATGCCGTAGAGCAGCTCGCTCTTGTAGCGAGCACTCTTCCAGGCGAAACGGGCTTTCGTCGACAACGCAGCTTGTATTACGCCAGCTCCGAGCAGGATCTGCCCAAGCTGCGCCAGGAATACAAGTTGCTGGATGAGAATGGCTTTGCCGTCGATTACTGGGAGCCGGACGACATTGCCGCCCGCTTCCCATTCCGCAAGCCAGGCGCGATCGTTACGAGCGGCGATGCTGAAGTGAATCCTTATCAATTCGTTCAAGCCATGTCCCGCGCCGCAGTTGCAGACGGGCTTCTTATCCGTGAACATACCGATATTGTACGTCATTCATCCGGGAAAGACGGCAAACATCGGCTTGAGGCAGCCGACGGCTCCGTCGTAGAGGCGGATCATGTCATTTATGCCGTCGGCTACGAGCCGGAGGAGTTACGCGGCAAGCTAGTCAAGGCGGCGATTAATCGATCTTTTGCCGGTGTGACCGGAATTCAGCATTCGCTTGCTCCTTGGCATCAGGGGATGATGATCTGGGAGACGGCCCGTCCCTATTTGTATTTGCGCACAACGGTTGATGGACGAATCGTCATTGGCGGACTTGATGAGGAAAATCCCCATCCTGTGCAAGGCGAGGCAGCGCGCCAAAAGCGCATCGAAAAGCTTTCGAAGCAGCTTGCCGAACTTTTCCCTATGCTAGACAGCAAATTGGACTACGAATGGAGCGCAGTATTCGGAGAATCGCGGGACAATTTGCCTTTTATCGGCCGCGATCCATCCCTTCACAACGTCTACTACTGCCTTGGCTATGGCGGTAATGGAACCGTCTACAGCATGATGGCCGCCCATATGCTGCGCGATCTCATCCAGGGAGAGAGCCATCCGCTGGAGAAAATAGTCGGCCTGACGCGACCTTCGCTGGCAGAGGCTTAG
- a CDS encoding Gas vesicle protein, whose translation MANETVKGSGVTKGILIGGAIGAAAALLFAPKAGKELRSDIARKSSDAADYAKRQGTLLAEQAKSTAVVCGEKASAIGSKVQEIAIKAKDAALIQQDAIKETAATAVAETKEAVAEVKDHANQVTSEANRHMDNIKKEAADNRNDAMKSTNSVTGSNFSN comes from the coding sequence ATGGCAAACGAAACAGTCAAGGGTAGCGGCGTCACAAAAGGGATTCTGATCGGTGGAGCAATTGGTGCGGCAGCAGCGCTTCTTTTTGCTCCAAAAGCAGGCAAGGAGCTTCGCTCCGATATTGCTCGTAAATCATCTGACGCTGCGGATTACGCCAAGCGACAAGGTACTTTGCTAGCCGAACAGGCCAAGTCTACGGCAGTAGTTTGCGGCGAGAAGGCTTCCGCTATCGGCTCCAAGGTGCAAGAAATCGCCATCAAAGCCAAAGATGCAGCTCTAATTCAACAGGATGCCATCAAGGAAACAGCGGCAACCGCAGTAGCTGAGACGAAGGAAGCCGTGGCCGAGGTAAAGGATCATGCAAATCAGGTGACCTCCGAAGCAAACCGCCATATGGATAACATCAAAAAAGAAGCGGCCGACAATCGGAACGACGCCATGAAGTCGACCAATTCCGTTACCGGCTCAAACTTCTCCAACTAA
- a CDS encoding asparaginase has protein sequence MESIQHRSPGVPLSSTSRGKWTENIHTGHVAIVSTRAAYDSQVLAAAGNPEVMVFMRSTAKPIQASAGVTAGLIEHYGLPEAAIALLSASHRGGPEHIELLERMLELTGVREEQLAFHEDLPLGQAERDFAMRAGAVPRKLYHTCSGKHIGLLAYCKMMGWSLEGYTDFSHPLQDQLLHSVAAYTGLQPASIERAIDGCGLPVFRMPLSRLALAYARLGDASPYKSTEGPLSAAPRIAAAMQAWPDMVEGEGRLATVLLEQGIVAKSGAQGVFALAVPAASLGVAIQVDDGGESAWPIITAGLLDQLRLNLPAAGVPASERPALEGQLSSAAEAVRGQFPERMFSSTGEETGARQTLLSLAWA, from the coding sequence ATGGAATCTATTCAGCATCGTTCACCTGGCGTGCCGCTATCGAGCACAAGCCGGGGTAAGTGGACCGAAAACATTCATACCGGCCATGTCGCTATCGTATCCACTCGAGCAGCATATGATTCCCAGGTGCTCGCCGCAGCAGGGAATCCGGAAGTCATGGTATTCATGCGCTCTACCGCCAAACCGATTCAGGCTTCGGCTGGTGTAACAGCCGGCCTTATCGAGCATTACGGGCTGCCTGAAGCGGCCATCGCGCTCTTATCGGCTTCGCATCGTGGCGGGCCGGAGCATATTGAGCTGTTGGAGCGGATGCTGGAGCTGACGGGCGTTCGTGAGGAGCAGCTTGCTTTCCATGAAGATCTTCCGCTTGGTCAGGCTGAGCGTGATTTTGCGATGCGAGCAGGAGCGGTTCCGCGCAAGCTGTACCACACTTGCTCTGGCAAGCATATCGGGTTGTTGGCTTATTGCAAAATGATGGGGTGGTCACTGGAAGGTTACACGGACTTCAGCCATCCGCTGCAGGATCAACTGCTCCACTCGGTTGCTGCTTACACGGGTTTACAGCCCGCATCAATCGAGCGGGCAATAGACGGCTGCGGCCTGCCGGTATTCCGCATGCCGTTGTCCAGACTGGCGCTCGCCTATGCCAGGTTGGGAGATGCTTCACCGTATAAAAGCACGGAGGGCCCGCTGTCGGCAGCTCCCAGAATCGCCGCTGCCATGCAAGCTTGGCCGGATATGGTCGAGGGCGAGGGACGCCTAGCGACCGTGCTGCTGGAACAAGGCATCGTCGCCAAAAGCGGCGCCCAAGGCGTATTCGCGTTAGCTGTGCCCGCGGCGTCGCTTGGAGTCGCCATTCAAGTGGATGACGGCGGCGAGTCCGCTTGGCCGATCATAACGGCGGGGCTGCTGGATCAGCTCCGGCTCAATTTACCTGCGGCCGGAGTGCCGGCCAGCGAAAGGCCAGCGCTGGAGGGGCAGCTGTCCAGCGCCGCTGAGGCTGTGCGAGGGCAGTTCCCGGAGCGCATGTTCAGCTCCACAGGCGAAGAGACGGGTGCTCGCCAGACGCTGTTAAGCCTGGCATGGGCATAA
- a CDS encoding AraC-like ligand binding domain-containing protein, which yields MDTILLEIKEAVTPMKEFYYRVASSPEAGNCNAYEVLYAGESQTRPGHRLGPRVFDFYLLHHVLSGKGEFASRGVVYRLEAGQSFLIEPEQLVTYSSDPEDPWAYRWIAFRGPLAGEAVAAFGNGYPVADTGRNRRPAAALRRAMDYLKGPAGAQLGASGCLQLVLADIAASTALRNEPDRSGGRDEDNGLVKSLLRLLETQYAEPITMEGLAEALGYSRAYLSRVFKRQTGVTPVSYLLRLRIDKGRLMLRERRTLTVEQVASSVGLQDALYFSRQFRRFYGESPSEYREAVWGG from the coding sequence TTGGATACAATTTTACTAGAGATAAAGGAAGCGGTGACGCCAATGAAGGAGTTCTACTACCGGGTCGCGTCGAGCCCGGAGGCAGGGAACTGTAATGCTTATGAGGTGCTTTACGCCGGCGAAAGCCAGACTCGGCCCGGTCATCGGCTCGGCCCGAGGGTGTTCGACTTTTATTTGCTGCACCACGTCTTATCCGGCAAAGGAGAATTTGCAAGCCGCGGTGTTGTCTACCGGCTGGAAGCCGGTCAGTCGTTTCTGATCGAACCGGAGCAGCTTGTCACCTACTCTTCCGATCCCGAGGACCCTTGGGCGTACCGCTGGATTGCTTTTCGGGGACCGCTCGCCGGTGAAGCGGTGGCGGCGTTCGGGAACGGTTACCCTGTTGCCGACACCGGGCGAAACCGCCGTCCTGCCGCCGCTTTGCGCAGAGCGATGGACTATTTGAAGGGGCCGGCCGGTGCGCAGCTTGGCGCTTCCGGATGTTTGCAGCTCGTACTAGCGGACATTGCTGCCTCAACAGCCCTTCGAAACGAGCCGGATCGATCCGGGGGAAGGGACGAGGACAACGGGCTCGTTAAAAGCCTGCTCCGCCTGCTGGAAACCCAGTATGCGGAGCCGATTACAATGGAGGGTCTCGCCGAAGCGCTGGGCTACAGCCGGGCTTATTTGTCCCGGGTGTTCAAGCGGCAAACCGGTGTAACGCCGGTTTCCTATTTGCTGCGCCTGCGGATCGACAAAGGACGGCTCATGCTGCGCGAACGCCGTACTCTGACCGTGGAGCAGGTGGCATCCAGCGTCGGGCTGCAGGACGCGCTGTATTTCTCCCGGCAATTTCGCCGTTTCTACGGCGAATCACCGAGCGAATACCGCGAAGCGGTATGGGGCGGGTGA
- a CDS encoding galactokinase — MADLKQLTEQFLTLFGGEAEGIRYYQAPGRVNLIGEHTDYNGGYVFPAALTFGTTLLLRPRADRVLRLASTNFPNTLGEVALDSIEYREEDDWMNYPKGVIKELQNRGRGPVGGYDLLYHGEIPNGAGLSSSASIEVLTGYALLSEGGHPIDRTELALISQKSENEFNGVQCGIMDQFAVANGRRDQAMLLMCDTLEFRHVPFESEEYVLVIGNTNKRRGLVDSKYNERRSECDQAVEELKEAYPELTLLGQLTPEQFHAEAGRIESMTVRRRALHVVEEIDRVLQSVSVLEKGDLHTFGQLMNDSHDSLRDLYEVTGKELDAMVDAARKVPGVLGSRMTGAGFGGCTVSLVHKDSVDRFREEVAAQYTGVTGLVPDFYVCSIGDGASQLDAPNEA, encoded by the coding sequence ATGGCGGATCTGAAGCAGCTGACGGAGCAGTTCCTTACTTTGTTTGGCGGAGAGGCCGAAGGAATTCGGTATTACCAGGCTCCTGGCCGGGTCAATCTGATCGGTGAGCATACCGATTACAACGGCGGCTACGTATTTCCTGCGGCTCTGACATTCGGAACGACGCTTCTGCTTCGTCCCCGCGCCGACCGCGTGCTGAGACTGGCATCTACTAACTTCCCGAATACGCTGGGTGAAGTAGCGCTCGACTCTATCGAATACCGCGAAGAAGACGACTGGATGAACTATCCGAAAGGCGTTATCAAGGAGCTCCAGAATCGGGGCCGCGGACCTGTAGGCGGTTATGATCTCCTTTATCACGGAGAAATTCCAAACGGAGCTGGACTGTCCTCCTCCGCTTCTATTGAAGTATTGACCGGATACGCGCTTCTTTCCGAAGGCGGTCATCCGATCGATCGGACGGAGCTTGCGCTGATCTCGCAAAAATCCGAGAACGAATTCAACGGCGTGCAATGCGGCATCATGGATCAGTTCGCCGTGGCGAACGGCCGCAGGGATCAGGCGATGCTGCTCATGTGCGACACACTTGAGTTCCGCCATGTCCCTTTTGAATCCGAAGAGTATGTTCTGGTCATCGGCAACACCAATAAGCGTCGCGGACTGGTCGACTCGAAGTACAACGAGCGTCGCAGCGAATGTGATCAAGCTGTGGAAGAACTGAAGGAAGCCTATCCTGAGCTGACGCTGCTTGGCCAATTGACGCCGGAGCAGTTCCATGCCGAGGCGGGACGGATCGAAAGCATGACGGTACGCCGCCGCGCTCTTCATGTGGTCGAGGAGATCGACCGTGTGCTCCAATCGGTAAGCGTGCTCGAAAAAGGCGACTTACACACCTTCGGCCAGCTCATGAACGATTCTCATGATTCCCTCCGCGACTTGTACGAAGTAACGGGAAAAGAGCTTGACGCGATGGTTGATGCGGCCCGCAAAGTACCTGGCGTGCTTGGCTCGCGCATGACGGGAGCTGGCTTCGGCGGATGTACGGTATCGCTTGTCCATAAGGACAGCGTGGATCGTTTCCGCGAGGAAGTTGCAGCCCAGTATACCGGAGTGACTGGCCTTGTCCCTGACTTCTACGTCTGCTCGATCGGAGACGGCGCTTCCCAACTGGATGCTCCAAACGAGGCTTAA
- a CDS encoding UDP-glucose 4-epimerase — protein sequence MAVLVTGGAGYIGSHTVAALLEKGEEVVVLDNLQQGHREAVTGGRLYEGDLRDEGVLDRVFRENNIDAVIHFAASSLVGESMKEPGKYYHNNVYGALCLLEAMNRAGVKRIVFSSTAATYGEPESVPIRETDRTQPTNVYGETKLAMEKMIRWYEVAHDFRFVSLRYFNAAGAHESGRIGEDHRPESHLVPIILQTALGQRSHISVFGEDYPTEDGSCVRDYIHVSDLSDAHILAVERLRRGEDSAIYNLGNGEGFSVKQVIEIARRITGRDIPAVIEARRAGDPAVLVASSDKARAELGWNPHRSNLERIIESAWAWHQSRPQGYND from the coding sequence ATGGCAGTTCTTGTAACAGGAGGAGCCGGATATATCGGTTCACATACGGTTGCCGCGCTTTTGGAAAAGGGAGAAGAGGTTGTCGTTCTCGACAATCTACAGCAGGGCCACCGCGAGGCGGTAACTGGAGGTCGCTTATATGAGGGCGATCTGCGCGATGAAGGAGTGCTGGACCGCGTTTTCCGCGAAAACAACATCGACGCGGTTATCCATTTCGCTGCTAGCTCGCTCGTTGGCGAGAGCATGAAGGAGCCCGGCAAATACTATCACAACAATGTGTACGGCGCCTTATGCTTGCTTGAAGCAATGAACCGCGCTGGCGTGAAGCGTATCGTCTTCTCCAGCACCGCAGCTACCTATGGCGAGCCAGAGAGCGTACCGATTCGTGAAACGGACCGCACACAGCCGACGAACGTTTACGGTGAAACGAAGCTTGCCATGGAAAAAATGATCCGCTGGTACGAAGTCGCCCATGATTTCCGCTTTGTATCACTGCGGTATTTCAATGCTGCTGGCGCCCATGAGAGCGGCCGGATCGGCGAGGATCACCGGCCGGAATCGCATTTGGTGCCGATCATACTGCAAACCGCACTCGGCCAGCGATCACATATCTCCGTATTCGGCGAAGACTATCCGACCGAGGATGGCAGCTGTGTACGCGACTACATCCATGTAAGCGATCTGTCGGATGCTCATATCCTCGCGGTGGAGCGCCTGCGTCGTGGCGAAGACAGCGCGATTTACAATCTTGGCAACGGTGAAGGTTTCTCCGTTAAACAAGTTATTGAGATCGCCCGTCGCATCACTGGCCGCGACATTCCAGCGGTCATCGAAGCCCGCCGCGCCGGCGATCCTGCCGTGCTCGTCGCTTCCTCTGACAAAGCCCGTGCTGAGCTTGGCTGGAATCCGCATCGCAGCAATCTGGAGCGGATTATTGAGTCCGCTTGGGCGTGGCATCAGTCCCGTCCGCAAGGTTACAACGACTAA